A window of the Parvularcula bermudensis HTCC2503 genome harbors these coding sequences:
- a CDS encoding TonB-dependent receptor domain-containing protein gives MKNVNLVPSLALALAISGAFGTVAAQDDVIVVRGALVPDEKRATSEISSLLEAEDFQRQGDSDIAAALRRVTGISVIDGKFPVARGLNERYSSATLNGIPLPSPEPLRRAAPLDLVPTSVLAGSLAQKTFSPEFSGEFGGAAIDLQTVGVPDETYFSASIGFEIDTVSTMQDGFFYDGSDTDVFGFDDGLRNLPGLADAAFRNGVSSVGQDTLDLAFDQDKTLLITGEDVPASGSFSLTGGLVVVDNGDLRIGTTTYLGYSNEWENRDGFQNRTEDTDFSDIQTRVEQDFLETRQTIDLNAFNTTGFEFGPDHELNLTSFILRSTLKRARISEGFDEDRTSDLIRREFSDYIEREVWQAQLSGEHLFPDLADLEASWRVAYGEAERSSPYERLTSRSQAVGSDEAFAIRQGLGRRAGNELNFAELTDENFYAGVDFVFPVMLFGGESSIKFGGAYEERDRTNLRRDFSVFIDVEDALADSRIDLIYSDPVVSTDRVNFVPDATNQFPDTSEASLEVLAAYSALDVEFNEFLRASVGVRFEDSTEESSVGLTSDPALTSFEPLEEEYFLPAVTVTWNPVGNIQVRGAYSQTITRPQFRELAPTDFIDPDIDVTLQGNPFLTNSEIENFDVRAEWYFGRGQFVTVGAFYKDIDKPIEQFFTGQEGGATSFLNAPKATLWGFEAEFERTFDLSAAFENGYWIGKELFLSTNYTYSDSEVEVEDGETVILNNRVDNTPLVVDATDFVVDGRSLVGQSDHLFNFQLGVENVDTGASVTGLLNYASERVLFAEGNDASALAVLEQPPVTLDLVINQPLEVSGGTYDLGIKVQNILGDDFDAYREDDAGTKATFFEYDKGTKFSVSLSRDF, from the coding sequence ATGAAAAACGTTAACTTAGTGCCTTCGTTGGCGCTTGCCCTCGCGATCAGCGGGGCCTTTGGCACGGTCGCGGCGCAAGACGACGTGATCGTCGTGCGCGGCGCGCTCGTTCCCGACGAGAAACGCGCGACGTCGGAGATATCGAGCCTTCTTGAGGCGGAGGATTTCCAACGCCAAGGCGACTCCGATATTGCGGCGGCGCTGCGGCGGGTCACGGGTATCTCCGTCATCGATGGGAAGTTTCCCGTCGCGCGGGGCCTGAACGAGCGATATTCCTCAGCGACCCTGAACGGCATTCCGCTTCCGTCGCCCGAGCCGCTTCGCCGGGCCGCTCCCCTCGACCTCGTGCCGACCAGCGTTCTTGCCGGATCTTTGGCCCAGAAAACCTTCTCGCCTGAATTTTCTGGTGAGTTCGGTGGTGCCGCCATCGACCTTCAAACCGTTGGTGTGCCGGACGAGACTTACTTCTCAGCGTCGATCGGCTTCGAGATCGATACCGTCAGCACGATGCAGGATGGCTTCTTCTATGACGGGTCCGACACCGATGTGTTCGGCTTCGACGATGGCCTCCGTAACCTGCCGGGCCTGGCGGATGCCGCCTTCCGGAACGGGGTTTCCTCGGTGGGACAGGACACCCTCGACCTGGCTTTCGATCAAGACAAGACCCTGCTGATTACCGGCGAAGACGTGCCGGCGAGCGGGTCGTTCAGTCTGACCGGTGGCCTCGTCGTCGTCGACAATGGCGATCTGCGGATCGGGACCACGACCTATCTTGGCTATTCCAATGAGTGGGAAAACCGCGACGGGTTCCAGAACCGGACCGAAGACACCGATTTCAGTGACATCCAGACTCGGGTCGAACAGGATTTCCTCGAAACCCGTCAGACGATCGATCTGAACGCGTTCAACACCACCGGATTCGAATTCGGCCCGGATCACGAACTCAACCTCACCTCCTTCATCCTCCGCAGCACGCTGAAGCGGGCGCGGATCAGCGAAGGCTTTGATGAGGACCGGACGTCCGACCTTATTCGTCGTGAGTTCAGCGACTATATCGAGCGTGAAGTGTGGCAAGCGCAGCTGTCCGGTGAGCATTTGTTCCCGGATCTTGCGGATCTCGAAGCCTCTTGGCGCGTGGCTTATGGTGAGGCCGAGCGGTCCTCGCCCTATGAGCGTCTGACGAGCCGAAGCCAGGCGGTGGGGTCGGATGAGGCCTTCGCGATCCGTCAGGGTCTCGGACGTCGCGCCGGTAACGAGCTGAACTTCGCTGAGCTGACCGACGAGAACTTCTACGCCGGGGTCGATTTCGTTTTCCCGGTGATGCTGTTCGGCGGCGAAAGCAGCATTAAGTTCGGCGGCGCCTATGAAGAGCGGGATCGGACCAATCTCCGTCGCGACTTCAGCGTCTTTATCGATGTCGAAGATGCCCTCGCCGACAGCCGGATCGATCTCATCTACTCCGACCCGGTGGTCTCGACGGATCGGGTGAATTTCGTGCCTGATGCCACCAACCAGTTCCCGGATACGTCCGAGGCCTCCCTCGAGGTTCTCGCGGCCTATTCGGCGTTGGATGTCGAGTTCAACGAGTTCCTTCGCGCCTCGGTCGGGGTTCGTTTCGAAGACTCCACCGAGGAATCATCGGTGGGCCTCACCAGTGATCCGGCACTCACCTCCTTCGAACCGCTTGAGGAAGAGTACTTCCTTCCGGCGGTGACGGTGACCTGGAACCCGGTCGGTAACATCCAGGTTCGCGGGGCGTATTCGCAAACGATCACGCGGCCGCAATTCCGGGAATTGGCCCCGACGGACTTCATCGATCCCGATATCGATGTGACTCTTCAGGGGAACCCGTTCCTCACCAACTCCGAGATCGAAAATTTCGACGTGCGCGCCGAGTGGTATTTCGGTCGCGGTCAGTTCGTGACCGTCGGCGCCTTCTATAAGGACATCGATAAGCCGATCGAACAGTTCTTCACCGGCCAGGAAGGCGGCGCGACCTCCTTCTTGAACGCGCCGAAAGCGACCCTCTGGGGCTTTGAAGCTGAGTTTGAGCGGACCTTCGACCTGAGCGCGGCGTTCGAAAACGGGTACTGGATCGGTAAGGAATTGTTCCTGTCGACCAACTACACCTACTCTGACTCCGAGGTTGAAGTGGAGGATGGGGAGACCGTCATTCTCAACAACCGAGTGGACAATACCCCGCTCGTTGTCGATGCCACGGACTTCGTCGTGGACGGACGGTCCTTGGTGGGACAATCCGACCACCTCTTCAATTTCCAGCTCGGGGTTGAAAATGTCGATACCGGTGCTTCCGTCACCGGCCTTTTGAACTACGCCTCCGAGCGGGTGCTGTTCGCTGAAGGTAACGACGCGTCGGCCCTTGCGGTGCTGGAACAGCCGCCGGTCACCCTTGATCTGGTCATCAACCAGCCCCTCGAGGTTTCGGGTGGCACGTATGATCTGGGGATCAAGGTGCAGAATATCCTCGGCGACGACTTCGATGCCTACCGCGAAGACGATGCCGGGACGAAGGCCACCTTCTTTGAGTATGACAAGGGCACCAAATTCTCGGTCAGCCTCAGCCGCGATTTCTAA
- a CDS encoding type II secretion system protein N — protein MSLSQDSKSAREQALGGGRALFSLTARPLPSSLSPSRLLTGVKIGLVALLAIVAADFVFALLTPLPKPLAETPALDAEGEVDLSIFARYDPFFGQPDPPLPEAPAPVTEETSLDLILFGTFVGPNASAIIGPNPQTQKLIRPEEEVARGTVLEEVHTTYVVLRRDGRRETLTLENRERREAYRDAPPPPQPPSSVRRATGQEVVTNFTPEEAEAFGDFSTFLRLRPDPDGRGIRLYAGEQPQLFQEFELQDGDLLVAINNRPASDMRILSTLPDAMLQNGGVTITVERNGQPVSLTLDPASLIQ, from the coding sequence ATGAGCTTGTCGCAGGACAGTAAGTCGGCGCGCGAGCAAGCGCTTGGAGGGGGGAGAGCGCTTTTCTCCCTCACCGCGCGGCCTTTGCCGTCATCGCTGTCGCCGTCGCGCCTGCTTACTGGCGTCAAGATCGGCTTGGTCGCTCTTCTCGCGATCGTCGCTGCGGACTTTGTGTTCGCCCTGCTGACGCCGTTGCCCAAGCCGTTGGCCGAGACCCCGGCGCTGGATGCCGAGGGGGAGGTCGATTTGTCGATTTTCGCCCGTTACGACCCGTTTTTCGGTCAACCGGATCCCCCCCTTCCTGAAGCGCCTGCGCCGGTGACTGAAGAAACCAGTCTCGACCTCATCCTCTTTGGGACCTTTGTGGGCCCCAATGCGTCGGCGATTATCGGGCCGAACCCGCAGACCCAAAAACTGATCCGTCCCGAAGAGGAGGTCGCCCGTGGGACCGTTCTTGAGGAAGTGCACACGACCTATGTGGTGTTACGCCGGGACGGCCGGCGAGAAACGTTGACCCTGGAAAATCGAGAGCGGCGAGAGGCTTATCGCGATGCGCCGCCCCCGCCTCAGCCCCCGTCGTCGGTGCGCAGGGCGACTGGTCAGGAAGTAGTAACCAATTTCACCCCAGAAGAGGCAGAGGCGTTCGGGGATTTTTCAACCTTTCTTCGGCTTCGGCCCGATCCCGATGGCCGGGGCATCCGTCTCTATGCGGGGGAGCAGCCCCAGCTCTTCCAGGAATTCGAACTTCAAGATGGTGACCTTTTGGTCGCGATCAACAACCGGCCGGCGAGCGATATGCGGATTCTCAGTACCCTTCCCGATGCCATGTTACAGAACGGTGGTGTGACGATCACCGTAGAACGGAACGGCCAGCCGGTCTCTCTCACCCTCGACCCGGCGAGCTTAATCCAGTGA
- the gspD gene encoding type II secretion system secretin GspD — MTAGATLVVAQQGAYQLNYEGADLAQVAQDVAFQTGRVFVIDPRVSGRVNIVSPPGSALSSDEVWAVFLATLQVNGFAAVPIGEREYKIIPANQASRDGAAAGSAAVGTTVTRVVPLQFVPAGTAAANLRALAGENSLVTPIVESNSLIIVDTPNNVSRLLSVVDRIDVDKSVVRSIPLDNAAASEVAATLSEIVNRPGGQGSRQSSVSIVAVDASNSVVLRGEPEEISRLVPIIRELDSPSRSQVALDTIYLNHANGAQIVPLIQALLNEPITVAVSGEDDEGRVTTTQSGRQNSGPRASSIAFHAPTNSLVIKAPPETQRLIRGIVSRLDIRRPQVLIEAVIVEIADTTARELGVQYVSGGAGLPLSAASFSSTRPNVVSAAGAALFLNEQDDNDNVTTITTTSANGDVTVTEGQSYDANDPDLAIAGQLVEAAVQELLNFNGFLFGAGGETGDGGVYGVLLSALQSDSQSNVLQVPSIVLLDNEEGTIQVGQEVPVVTGEAVGSDFQGGFRQIERKNIGNILQVKPQITAGNTVQLKLNLEVSSLGAFAPDAQGPITNESILDLTVSAEDGQTLVLGGLVDKDRRQTESKVPVLGDIPLLGNLFKGQAQSDQESTLMIFIRPTILRDAQAADSVTARKYDYVRQQQMRRLREGQRPLLDTVVQDYIGPGADYVPSQPAPDRAAEIGIADPAATDAADTAGADGAAPEAE; from the coding sequence ATGACGGCGGGGGCTACCCTCGTCGTCGCGCAACAGGGGGCCTATCAACTCAATTATGAGGGCGCGGACCTTGCCCAGGTCGCCCAGGATGTGGCGTTTCAAACGGGCCGGGTCTTTGTGATCGATCCGCGCGTTTCGGGGCGGGTCAATATCGTCTCCCCGCCGGGCAGCGCTTTGAGCTCTGACGAAGTTTGGGCCGTCTTTCTGGCGACCCTCCAGGTCAATGGCTTTGCGGCAGTGCCGATCGGCGAGCGCGAATATAAGATCATTCCGGCGAACCAGGCTTCCCGAGATGGGGCGGCGGCGGGCAGCGCAGCGGTGGGAACGACGGTGACCCGAGTGGTCCCCCTGCAATTTGTCCCGGCGGGGACGGCGGCGGCCAATCTCCGCGCTCTTGCGGGAGAAAACAGCCTCGTCACCCCCATCGTCGAAAGCAATTCACTGATTATCGTCGATACGCCGAACAATGTCAGCCGTCTGTTGAGCGTCGTGGATCGGATTGATGTCGATAAGTCCGTCGTCCGCTCAATTCCCCTGGATAACGCCGCCGCCAGTGAAGTCGCCGCCACCTTGTCGGAGATCGTCAATCGGCCGGGGGGCCAGGGCAGCCGACAATCATCGGTGAGCATCGTCGCCGTCGATGCCTCGAACAGTGTGGTGCTGCGCGGTGAGCCCGAAGAGATTTCTCGCCTCGTGCCGATCATCCGCGAACTCGACAGTCCTTCGCGCAGCCAGGTGGCCCTCGACACGATCTATCTCAACCATGCCAATGGGGCCCAGATCGTCCCCCTCATCCAAGCGCTCCTCAATGAGCCGATCACCGTTGCCGTAAGCGGAGAGGATGATGAAGGGCGGGTCACGACCACGCAAAGCGGTCGGCAAAACAGCGGACCGCGCGCCAGCTCGATCGCTTTCCATGCGCCCACCAATTCTCTGGTGATCAAGGCGCCCCCCGAGACACAGCGGCTGATCCGGGGCATCGTCAGTCGCCTCGATATCCGCCGTCCGCAGGTGTTGATCGAGGCGGTGATCGTCGAAATCGCCGATACCACGGCCCGCGAACTTGGCGTGCAATATGTGTCGGGCGGGGCGGGCCTGCCGCTCTCGGCGGCCAGCTTCAGTTCGACCCGGCCGAATGTCGTGTCGGCGGCGGGCGCGGCCCTGTTCCTGAACGAGCAGGACGATAACGACAATGTCACCACCATCACGACGACTAGTGCGAATGGCGACGTCACGGTGACGGAGGGGCAAAGCTATGATGCGAACGATCCCGACCTCGCGATCGCCGGCCAATTGGTCGAGGCGGCGGTGCAGGAGCTGCTGAATTTCAATGGCTTTTTGTTCGGTGCCGGGGGCGAGACGGGGGATGGCGGCGTTTATGGCGTGCTCTTGTCCGCGCTACAGTCTGACAGTCAATCGAATGTGCTTCAGGTGCCCTCAATCGTGCTTCTCGACAATGAGGAGGGGACCATTCAAGTCGGCCAAGAAGTGCCCGTGGTCACGGGCGAGGCCGTGGGCTCTGATTTCCAGGGCGGCTTCCGGCAGATCGAGCGGAAGAATATCGGCAACATCCTTCAGGTAAAGCCGCAGATTACTGCCGGAAATACGGTCCAGCTCAAGCTCAATCTAGAAGTGTCCTCGCTCGGCGCTTTTGCGCCCGATGCGCAGGGGCCGATCACCAATGAGAGTATCCTCGACCTCACCGTGTCAGCGGAGGATGGACAAACCCTTGTCCTCGGCGGGCTGGTCGACAAGGACCGTCGGCAGACGGAGAGCAAGGTTCCGGTGCTCGGCGATATTCCGCTGCTTGGCAATCTCTTCAAGGGACAAGCACAGTCGGATCAAGAATCGACGCTGATGATCTTTATTCGCCCGACGATTCTTCGGGATGCGCAGGCAGCGGACAGCGTCACGGCGCGCAAATATGATTATGTCCGGCAGCAACAAATGCGACGCTTGAGAGAAGGGCAAAGGCCGCTTCTTGATACGGTGGTTCAGGACTATATCGGTCCTGGGGCGGATTATGTGCCGAGCCAGCCGGCCCCCGATCGTGCCGCCGAAATTGGGATTGCCGACCCCGCCGCCACGGACGCCGCCGACACCGCCGGCGCAGATGGGGCCGCACCGGAGGCGGAATGA
- the gspE gene encoding type II secretion system ATPase GspE: MSEATASPSSDPAEPDIRFTYAFAKENGLILLGKEPDGQLAIGARAGEDGKTAASPWSLAEAWRVAGNRARIDLLPADIFERKLSEIYSAEGLTAATFDGADDENDLTELATGLPTAADLLDTEDDAPIIRLINALIAEAVKTRASDIHIEPYETELSIRLRIDGVLREVLSLPPKLTPVLTSRIKVMARLDIAESRVPQDGRISVALAGRLVDVRVSTLPSRFGERIVMRLLDKAQAKLDLDTLGMPPDILNRFKGLIGRPNGIVLVTGPTGSGKTTTLYAGLTLLNNPGRNILTVEDPVEYALDGVGQTQVNAKVGMTFATGLRAILRQDPDIVMVGEIRDVETGQIAVQASLTGHLVLSTVHTNSAVGAITRLKDMGVEPFLLSSTLAGVLAQRLVRRLCEACKTPYTASPADLELLGQPSGADEVTLYQPVGCARCGGVGFEGRIGIYELIVADETFKSMVHDDASEQEIAAHVFTDHPTLAQSGFAHVLAGRTSLQEVLRVVKEGDLAL, encoded by the coding sequence ATGAGCGAAGCGACAGCATCCCCTTCGTCGGATCCGGCTGAGCCGGATATCCGCTTCACCTATGCCTTTGCCAAGGAAAATGGCCTCATTTTATTGGGGAAAGAGCCTGACGGTCAGTTGGCGATCGGCGCACGGGCAGGGGAAGACGGCAAAACCGCGGCCAGCCCATGGTCCCTGGCGGAGGCTTGGCGGGTGGCCGGTAATCGCGCCCGGATCGATCTCTTGCCGGCCGACATTTTTGAGCGGAAGCTCTCCGAAATCTATTCCGCCGAAGGGCTGACCGCCGCGACCTTCGACGGCGCGGATGATGAAAATGATTTGACCGAGTTGGCCACAGGCCTGCCGACTGCCGCGGATCTTCTCGATACTGAGGATGACGCGCCGATCATCCGGTTGATCAATGCGTTGATTGCCGAGGCCGTAAAGACCCGTGCCTCGGACATTCACATCGAACCCTATGAGACAGAGCTCTCGATCCGCTTGCGGATTGATGGTGTGTTGCGTGAAGTCCTGTCTTTGCCGCCAAAGCTCACGCCCGTTCTGACGAGCCGCATCAAGGTGATGGCCCGCCTCGATATTGCCGAAAGCCGAGTGCCGCAGGACGGCCGGATCAGCGTCGCCCTCGCCGGGCGTCTTGTGGATGTCCGCGTCTCGACGCTGCCCTCCCGGTTTGGAGAGCGCATCGTGATGCGGTTGCTCGACAAGGCGCAGGCCAAGCTCGATCTCGACACGCTCGGCATGCCGCCCGACATTCTCAATCGGTTCAAAGGCTTGATCGGTCGGCCGAATGGCATCGTTCTGGTTACCGGCCCCACGGGGTCGGGCAAGACCACCACGCTCTATGCCGGGCTCACCCTCCTCAACAATCCAGGGCGCAATATCCTGACCGTTGAGGATCCTGTCGAATATGCCCTCGATGGGGTTGGTCAGACCCAGGTGAACGCTAAAGTGGGGATGACCTTCGCCACGGGGTTGCGCGCGATCCTTCGTCAGGACCCTGATATTGTCATGGTCGGCGAGATCCGCGATGTGGAAACGGGCCAAATTGCGGTCCAGGCGTCTCTGACCGGCCATTTGGTGCTGTCGACGGTGCACACCAATTCCGCCGTCGGTGCGATTACCCGCCTTAAGGATATGGGGGTTGAGCCGTTCCTTTTGTCCTCAACGCTCGCCGGGGTTCTTGCGCAGCGCCTTGTGCGCCGATTGTGCGAAGCCTGTAAGACACCCTACACAGCCTCACCTGCCGATCTTGAGCTTCTCGGACAGCCGAGCGGGGCCGACGAGGTCACGCTTTACCAACCGGTCGGGTGTGCCCGGTGCGGCGGTGTTGGCTTTGAAGGGCGGATCGGCATCTATGAGCTGATTGTGGCGGATGAGACCTTCAAATCCATGGTGCATGACGATGCTTCGGAACAGGAGATCGCCGCCCATGTCTTCACTGACCACCCGACCCTGGCGCAAAGCGGGTTTGCTCACGTTCTTGCCGGTCGGACTTCCCTGCAGGAGGTGCTTCGCGTGGTGAAGGAGGGAGACCTCGCCCTGTGA
- the gspF gene encoding type II secretion system inner membrane protein GspF produces the protein MTSFRYEAVDAGGRRRKGTISADTQRRARKDLMGKGLTPITVQSVSNRTKSSSERHRRGPRAQPTEVIAATRQLATLIDASLTVEEALNAVAGQSKGKPIADILLSVRMRIIEGWRLSDALGEYPKAFSPLYRGIVAAGESAGNLGPVMLRLADMLEKNRAMASKAMSALIYPAAIMVVAVLVVVALMNFVVPQVVEQFVGMGEDLPAVTKLVIGVSDLFREWGLLLLVLVLALGAGVWQIRRRPETRLRSDRLLLRLPILGGLLRELDAARFARTLATLFASGAPLLDSLRAAKRTVTNAYIADRLDLTMTSVREGASLSQSLRRADVFPPMMASMVAAGERSGQLPDLLDRTASQMEEGFDRTVTVALRLLEPAVIVLLGGVVLLIVLAIMLPILQINRMPL, from the coding sequence GTGACCTCGTTCCGATACGAGGCCGTTGACGCCGGCGGCCGCCGCCGAAAAGGCACAATCTCCGCTGACACGCAGCGACGCGCGCGCAAGGACCTAATGGGCAAGGGGCTGACGCCTATCACGGTCCAATCTGTAAGCAATCGGACAAAATCCTCATCCGAGCGTCATCGACGGGGGCCACGGGCACAGCCCACGGAGGTGATTGCCGCGACCCGGCAGCTTGCAACCCTTATCGACGCCTCCCTGACGGTGGAGGAGGCGCTGAACGCGGTTGCCGGACAGAGCAAGGGCAAGCCCATCGCCGACATTCTGTTGTCTGTCCGCATGCGTATTATCGAAGGGTGGAGGTTGTCGGATGCGCTGGGCGAGTATCCCAAGGCGTTCTCGCCGCTCTACCGGGGGATCGTTGCGGCGGGGGAAAGCGCAGGCAATCTGGGGCCGGTCATGTTGCGCCTCGCCGATATGCTCGAGAAAAACCGGGCCATGGCGTCAAAGGCGATGTCTGCCCTGATCTATCCGGCAGCCATCATGGTGGTGGCTGTGCTGGTCGTTGTCGCCCTGATGAACTTTGTCGTTCCCCAAGTGGTGGAACAGTTTGTGGGGATGGGGGAGGACCTGCCCGCCGTGACCAAGCTTGTCATCGGCGTGTCCGACCTCTTTCGGGAGTGGGGGCTTCTTCTCCTCGTGCTTGTCCTGGCTCTTGGCGCCGGTGTCTGGCAGATCCGGCGACGGCCTGAGACCCGTTTGAGATCTGATCGCCTCCTCTTACGGCTGCCGATCCTTGGGGGGCTGCTACGTGAACTCGACGCCGCCCGCTTTGCGCGGACCTTGGCGACCCTCTTCGCCTCCGGCGCGCCCCTCCTCGATAGTTTGCGGGCGGCGAAGCGGACCGTCACGAATGCCTATATCGCCGATCGGCTTGACCTGACCATGACCAGCGTGCGTGAGGGGGCGTCTCTTTCGCAAAGCTTGCGGCGCGCCGATGTCTTTCCGCCGATGATGGCGTCAATGGTGGCGGCGGGGGAGCGATCCGGCCAGCTCCCTGATCTCCTGGACCGGACGGCAAGCCAGATGGAGGAGGGGTTCGACCGCACCGTCACTGTTGCCCTAAGGCTTCTCGAACCGGCAGTTATCGTATTGTTAGGCGGCGTGGTCCTCCTCATTGTGCTCGCGATTATGCTACCGATCCTGCAAATCAACAGGATGCCGCTCTAG
- the gspG gene encoding type II secretion system major pseudopilin GspG: protein MASSIPHRRQAQRGVTLIELLVVIVIIGVLSTIVAVNVLPAGEQARQRTTETQIDMIRSAMQQYRLDLGTYPSQDQGLEALIRAPQGLTRGERYRPGGYLDGTRVPEDPWGNPYQYIIPGENGVPFEIYSFGPDGRAGGGDDISSLR, encoded by the coding sequence ATGGCTAGCTCTATTCCCCATCGTCGACAGGCCCAGCGGGGGGTGACTCTGATCGAATTATTGGTCGTTATCGTCATTATCGGCGTGTTATCGACCATCGTTGCGGTCAATGTGCTGCCTGCCGGCGAGCAGGCGCGGCAGCGCACAACTGAGACCCAAATCGACATGATCCGCAGTGCGATGCAGCAATATCGCCTCGACCTTGGGACCTATCCTAGTCAGGATCAGGGGCTTGAGGCCCTTATCCGGGCGCCCCAGGGCCTTACGCGCGGCGAGCGGTATCGTCCGGGGGGCTATCTCGACGGCACCCGTGTGCCGGAGGATCCATGGGGAAATCCCTATCAGTACATCATTCCCGGGGAGAACGGGGTGCCCTTCGAAATTTACTCGTTCGGACCCGATGGGCGCGCAGGCGGTGGTGACGATATCAGCTCGCTCCGATAA
- a CDS encoding prepilin-type N-terminal cleavage/methylation domain-containing protein — MTISARSDKAAARGVTLVELLVVMAILALMTGVTLTTMRPGRETLEEDAQRLAVSIKTLSDLAVTTGRAFGLDIEEGAVMRYSYGSEGWSRAGTETAPSDVTLTLLTAESFDYGRRAEDDTADRFFLQDRADEADTSPPVPPRVILSPVGEITTFSLRLEKGDRAMLIVSTETSQVEIRDAPR, encoded by the coding sequence GTGACGATATCAGCTCGCTCCGATAAGGCGGCCGCGCGCGGCGTCACTCTGGTCGAGCTCTTGGTGGTCATGGCCATCCTGGCGCTTATGACGGGCGTGACCCTGACGACGATGAGGCCGGGGCGGGAGACGCTTGAGGAGGACGCGCAGCGCCTCGCTGTTTCGATCAAGACCCTCTCCGATCTTGCGGTGACGACGGGCCGGGCTTTTGGCCTCGATATCGAGGAGGGCGCGGTGATGCGATACAGCTATGGCTCTGAGGGGTGGAGCCGGGCCGGGACGGAAACGGCCCCGTCCGATGTGACGCTGACGCTTCTGACGGCGGAGAGCTTCGATTATGGCCGACGGGCCGAGGACGACACGGCCGATCGCTTCTTTCTTCAAGATCGGGCGGATGAGGCCGACACGTCCCCCCCCGTGCCGCCACGGGTCATCCTCTCCCCCGTCGGCGAAATAACGACGTTCAGCTTACGGCTCGAAAAAGGGGATAGGGCCATGCTTATCGTCAGCACAGAGACCAGTCAGGTGGAGATTCGCGATGCGCCGCGCTGA
- the gspI gene encoding type II secretion system minor pseudopilin GspI, with translation MRRAERGLTLLEVLVAILVLSFAVGATLRLIGQETANSVALRTNMLARIAAENVMVDVMLAARQGQILEEGSTQIGERTFLWAVERTRLLEGVDEVTVVIRDPETDQDRSLASLSTLEIGRRAP, from the coding sequence ATGCGCCGCGCTGAACGGGGCCTCACGCTGTTGGAAGTTTTGGTCGCGATCCTGGTCCTGTCGTTTGCGGTGGGGGCCACACTCCGGCTCATCGGCCAGGAGACCGCGAATAGTGTGGCGCTACGGACCAATATGCTGGCCCGCATCGCCGCGGAAAACGTCATGGTCGATGTCATGCTCGCGGCCCGTCAAGGTCAGATCCTTGAAGAGGGAAGCACGCAAATCGGTGAGCGGACTTTTCTTTGGGCGGTCGAGCGGACGCGGCTCTTAGAGGGGGTCGATGAAGTCACCGTGGTCATTCGCGATCCGGAGACAGACCAGGATCGATCCCTTGCCAGCCTTTCCACGCTTGAGATCGGGCGGCGGGCGCCATGA
- the gspJ gene encoding type II secretion system minor pseudopilin GspJ: MTGQRGLTLIELLVALGIFAAISAAMVGTMDLATGAKERTETVAEQLKGVERMRGILRADLQQIVVRPVREPDFAAPVPVILGGLDAQTVFPEGEEGEVVHLAFVTNGWSNPGYREPRASLQRVIYLSRGGRLIRRTRPYLDALRETPSRDQILLSGAEDIAFSFPGATLGTWVPDWSESGSTIQLKAVRVRTVLPELGAIDHQFWVGGG, from the coding sequence ATGACCGGACAACGGGGCCTGACCTTGATCGAATTGCTCGTTGCCCTTGGGATCTTTGCGGCGATCAGCGCTGCCATGGTCGGGACCATGGACCTGGCGACGGGGGCAAAGGAGAGAACGGAGACCGTCGCCGAGCAGCTCAAAGGGGTCGAGCGTATGCGGGGGATCCTTCGCGCGGATCTACAGCAAATCGTGGTTCGGCCGGTGCGGGAGCCCGATTTTGCCGCACCAGTGCCCGTCATCCTTGGCGGTCTCGACGCCCAGACCGTCTTTCCCGAAGGGGAGGAGGGCGAAGTCGTCCATCTGGCCTTCGTGACCAATGGCTGGAGCAATCCTGGCTACCGCGAACCGCGCGCGTCTCTGCAGCGGGTCATCTATCTCAGCCGGGGCGGTCGGTTGATCCGCCGAACCCGCCCCTATCTCGATGCGCTGCGGGAGACCCCAAGTCGAGATCAGATCCTGTTATCCGGGGCCGAAGACATCGCGTTCAGTTTTCCTGGCGCAACATTGGGGACGTGGGTCCCAGACTGGTCCGAGTCGGGGAGCACCATTCAGCTCAAGGCGGTTCGGGTGCGCACGGTGTTGCCGGAGCTTGGGGCCATCGATCATCAATTCTGGGTGGGGGGGGGATGA